The genomic interval GTTTAGCGGTGAGCTTCCGGCCCATCTCGTAGGCTTTGCTCCGGTGAACAATTGCACTGAGTGCATCCACAGGATCCCCATTAATCAATACGTCAAGCTTTACCAGATCGCTGCGTTGATAGCCGGAAAATTCATAATCAAAAGATGCATATCCCCGGGAAATGCTCTTTAGCTTGTCATAGAAATCGAAGACAATTTCCGCTAAAGGCAATTGGTATTCCAGCGTAGCCCGCTCGGTCCCGAGATAGGTCTGATTGACAAACTCACCTCTTCGATCGGTGCAAAGATTCATAATATTTCCGATGTACTCTGTCGGGCAGATGATCTCCGCTTTTACAAACGGTTCTTTGATATAATCTAGTCTGCCTGCCGATGGCACCTTGTTGGGATTTTCAATGATTTCAATCTTTCCATCACTGGTTGCGATCTCATACTTCACATTTGGAAGGGTTGTAATAATATCCAGATTGAATTCCCTGTCCAGTCGTTCCTGTACAATTTCCATATGGAGCAGTCCCAAGAATCCGACTCGGAACCCGAATCCCAGTGCTGCCGAAGTCTCAGGTTCGTACTCAATGGCAGAGTCATTGAGTTGCAAGCGTTCCAGGGATGCACGAAGGTCTTCAAAATCTTCCGTGCTCGTGGGATACACACCCGAGAACACCATTGGCTTTACCTCCCTGAACCCCGCAATTGCATTGTCTGCAGGCTGGCGCGCATGGGTGATCGTATCCCCTACGCGTGTATGTCTGACATCCTTGATGGACCCAATTACGTATCCGACATCTCCAGCTCTCAATTCGTCAGTTGGCTGCATCCCTAGTCTGAGCACACCAATTTCTTCAGCAAGATATTCCTGATCGGTCGCCATAAATCTGATCGGCTCCCGTTTGCGGAGCATGCCCTGGAAGATGCGTACATAAGCGACTGCGCCACGATACTGATTGAAGATTGAATCAAAAATCAATGCCTGCAGCGGGCCATCTGATTCGCCTTCTGGAGCAGGAACGCGCTGAATCACGGTCTCCAAAAGCTCCGAAACTCCCTCGCCCGTCTTTGCACTGATACAGAGTATATCTTCCGCTGGCTCGCCGATCAGACTCTCAATTGACATTGCAACCACATCGGGCCGGGCCCCCGGCAAGTCCACTTTGTTGAGGACGGGAATGATTTCCAGATCATTATCCAGTGCTAGATATAGATTGCTGATGGTCTGCGCTTCAATCCCTTGTGCTGCATCCACGACCAAAATTGCACCTTCACAGGCTTTCAATGCACGGGATACCTCATAGGTAAAATCAACATGACCTGGCGTATCAATCAAGTTCAGGGTGTATTCCCGTCCGTCTCGGGCCTGGTACGTCATCTGGATCGCATGGCTTTTGATGGTAATGCCACGCTCGCGCTCCAAGTCCATGGAGTCCAGTACCTGGTCCTGCATGTCGCGCTTTTCAACCGTACCGGTAATCTCGAGCAACCGGTCGGCAAGCGTACTTTTGCCGTGATCAATATGCGCGATAATGCAAAAGTTGCGGATACAACTCTTATGTGAGGTCATCCAACTGATTCGCAACCCAGGGTCGCCACGTTGAGGATCAAGTAATTTGTGGCGTCAATGCTTGAAGCTTGTGCAATGATTCAGGCCTATGCAGGGTTACCCTGCCTTCTTTGTGAGTGCCCTGGAGAGGACTCGAACCTCCACGCCCGTATGGGCACAGCATCCTGAATGCTGCGCGTCTACCAGTTCCGCCACCAGGGCTAATGGGCGTGATACCATTTTGCAGGTCAAAGTTTCCCCCTGAGTCTTTGTGGATGGAACATGATATACCATAGGGTGGTTAGCGGGGCGTTTCCTCGGTAGCTCAATGGTAGAGCATGCGGCTGTTAACCGCAGGGTTGTAGGTTCGAGTCCTACCCGGGGAGCTTCCTTCTTGCCTACCCCGTTCGTTTTACCGGCGAAACATCCCTTGTCTTGACGGCATCTTTTTTGGTAGAACCGTATCAGAATGCTGCGATCCAATTCCCGTGCAGGCCTACTGGAAACGACGATCCCCATAAACTGCGAATTAGACATATCGGCTGATTGCCGAGCAGTAAATAGTGCAAGGTCACTTCTCTGACTCAGACTGGTCACACATGACTATGACAATTCGCTTTGCGGCATCGCTCGGATTGCACCAATGGACACGCCCCCATCAACCAGATAAGTCTGTCCTGTGATATAACGACTGGATTCAGACGCAAGAAAAACCACCATCCCGTCCAAATCATTTGGATGTCCCGGGCGTGCCATTGGGATCCGTTCTTTCAGCATCGAAAGCCATGTCTCATCCTCATAGAGCATCCTGCTCTGCTCCGTCTTGAACCAGCCCGGAGCTAGGCAATTAACCGTGATCCCATATTCGGCCCAGTCATGCGCCAAAGACATGGTCAGTTGCTTGACTCCGCCCCGACTCGCACAGTAAGGCCCCATTCCTGCATAGCCTGCGACACATGTAACGGAACCGATATTAATCACACGACCCGAATTCTGTGACTTCATGATCTGCGCGGCAGCCTGTGCCACGAAAAAAGCTCCTCGCAAGTTCGTGTTTACCACCATATCCCAATCTTCCTCCGTAACTTCCAAGGCCCTGCGACGGACATTACAACCGGCATTGTTTACGAGGATATCCAGCCGACCAAAATGTCTCTCAATTGCACCAGTTGCCGATCGAATACTGGACGTATCCAGCACATCCAGCTCAACTGGAAGAACTCGGCGCCCAATCGACAAGATCTCCTGCTGCGTTTCTGCAAGACGGTCTTTATTGCGACTAGTGATCGCGATATCTGCCCCAGCCCTCGCTAGTGCTCTCGCCATGTACTGCCCTAATCCACGGCTCGCACCCGTAACCAGAGCAACCTGCCCAGAAAGATCAAAAAGGTTTTGTGACATCAAGAAACAATCTATTTCGTGCTTCACCTGAAACGACCATGAACTGGCTTTGGTCATTGGCCAACGTACCAGTTATATTACCACAAAACAAGCTCCAGACTATCTTGCAGGTTATGTACTACAGCGAACGTGTTAGTCAACTGGAACGTGGAGGTCAGTGAGTGAAAGGAAAAATTTTCGACACGTTCTCCCTCTTGGGGCCATCTCCCGCAACAGCCAATTCCCAACCCGAGCAATCTCCACCTATACGGTTGATGGTACGATATTGCAAAACAACCCAACCTCCGACTTTATTTCCAACATGTGGGAGATCGTCTGCCATACCCGCCAACTCATGACTCTTTTGCCGGGTGACGTAGTTTCTACCGACACGTCTGCAGGTATCGGCCTCGGGCTTATACCACAAAGATTCCTGCAACTAGGCGATGTCATTGATTCCGGCATTGACGGTCTCGGGAAAATGCACCCGGTTGCACCTTCACTACATCCATAGCCCTGATGATTCCATTACTAATTCTTTTACTTGGCATTGTCATTGTCGTAGGCATGATCGTAGGCCTTCGAATCAATGCTTTTGTTGCGCTGATTACTGCAGCGATTGTAATCAGCATTCTTTCTCCGGGAGAGTGGTCCATCAAGATTGCACGCGTAGCCACCTCCTTTGGTGCGACTGCAGGCAGCATTGGAATTGTCATTGCTATGGCAGCTGTCATCGGTGTAACTATGATGAGCAGCGGTGCCGCTGACCGTGTAGTACAGGCATTTATCCGCTTTCTGGGGCAGGAACGTGGGAGCCCTGCATTGGCAGCCAGCGGCTTTGTGCTGTCCATACCTGTATTTTTTGACACTGTCTTCTATCTGCTGATCCCCCTCGCCCGCTCAATGTTTTCGCAGACCGGGCGAAATTACCTGAAATACGTGATCGCAATCGCCGCAGGCGCAGCTGCTACGCACGCCCTTGTCCCCCCTACACCAGGCCCCCTGGTCATTGCCGAAAACCTGAGCATTGACCTAGGGACTATGATTTTGGTTGGTGCATGCGTGGCCCTGCCAGCTACCATCCTGGGGTTATTCTATGCAGGTTGGCTCGATCGAAGGATGCCCGTTCCCATGCGTGATGTACCAGGAGTCGAGATAACCACACCTCAGCTGAGCCAGCTCCCGAATCTAGGGCTTTCGGTGTTACCAATCGCTCTTCCGATTCTCTTGATTGCCGGAAAGACGGTCTTTCTCCCTCTTCTGGGCAGTGATACAGTGCTCGCCCGATGGATTCTCGTACTTGGCGATGCAAACATGGCCCTGTTGTTAGCCGCCATTGCATCCACCGCACTCTACATCCATATGCGCCGACCTTCACGCATGGAACTCAGCACGGTGATTGAACAGTCATTGATGAGCGGGGGCTTGATTATTCTCATTACCTCTGCAGGTGGAACGTTCGGTGCCATGCTCAAAGAAGCGCAGATTGGCCCTGCAATCAGTGGGCTGTTTGCCGGAAGCTCTGGTACATCAGGAATAGGTATGCTGCTCCTTGGTTTTGGGATTGCCAGCCTGCTTAAGTTTGCCCAGGGATCATCAACGGTCGCAATGATCACGGCCTCTGCCATGTTGGCTGCGATCATCACGCCCGAAAGCTTGAATTTTAATGTCGTCTACCTAGGTACAGCGATCGGTGCAGGTTCACTGGTTGGGGCCTGGATGAACGACAGTGGGTTCTGGATCTACTCCAAAATGAGTGGCCTCACTGAGGTTGAAACCCTCAAGTCCTGGTCCGTATTACTGGTCATTCTTGGAGTCACTGCAGGTATAACTTCCCTGGTCTTGTCAATCTTTCTACCACTCACATAAAATAGAAGCATATGAATCGTTTCAGTAAACAGGTCACCCAAAATCCCCTTCAGGGCGGCGCACGTGCCATGCTGCACGCGATTGGCCTGTCCGAGGAAGATCTGAATAAAGCGCAAGTAGGGATTGTGAGCATGGGTTGGGAAGGAAACCCTTGTAACATGCACCTGAATGGCCTGGCCAATCAAATCAAGACCAGTGTTCAAACACAGGATTTGATCGGATTGATCTACCACACAATTGGAGTCAGTGACGGAATTTCTATGGGCTCTTCAGGCATGCGCTTTTCATTGCCCTCCAGAGACATTATTGCTGAATCAGTTGAGACCGTCGCATCAGCCCAGTGGTATGACGCTGTGATTGCAGTGGCAGGCTGCGATAAAAATATGCCTGGCTCCATCATGGGTTTAGCCAGGCTGAATCGCCCAGGCCTGATGGTGTACGGTGGTACTATCAAACCGGGATGCTGGAAAGACAAACCGATTGATATTGTATCTGCCTTTGAAGCAGCCGGTCAACGTGCGACCGGCACAATCAGTGACCAGGATTTTCGGGAGATTGCCCGTCACGCCTGCCCCGGAGCGGGAGCGTGTGGAGGAATGTACACGGCAAATACGATGGCATCCGCCATTGAAGCATTAGGGATGACGCTTCCATTTGACTCATCCTATCCCGCTGTCAGCCGAGAAAAACAGGAAGAAACCACTCAGGTCGGGGCCGCCATTTACCAACTTCTCGAAAAAGATCTCAAGCCCAAAGATATCCTTACCCGAGAAGCATTTGAGAACGCTCTGCGAATTGTGATCGTCCTGGGAGGATCCACAAATGCTGCATTGCATCTGATTGCGATGGCTAAAGCGGCAGAAGTCCCTCTGACACTGGATGACTTTCAGTCTATGAGTGATCGTACACCACTGTTGGCCGACCTCAAGCCCAGCGGGCGATTTGTTATGGAAGATCTCTATAACGTAGGCGGTGTACCCGCCGTCATGAAAATGCTTCTTGAAAACGATCTTCTGCATGGTGACTGCATGACCGTTACAGGACACAGCATTGAAGAAAACTTATCGGAGATCCCAGACCTGAAAACCGGACAAGAGGTGATCCATCCGCTGGATAACCCCATTAAGAGTACTGGGCATCTGCAAATTCTTTACGGTAATCTGGCCACCGGTGGCGCGGTCGCCAAAATTACTGGCAAAGAAGGGGAGCGCTTTGAGGGAACAGCACGTGTCTTTGACACCGAAGAAGAAGCGATGGATGCCATCCTTGGGGGAAAAGTCAGTGCCGGAGATGTACTGGTCATCCGATACTGCGGCCCCAAAGGTGGTCCTGGAATGCCGGAAATGCTCCGACCGACCGGTGCAATCATGGGAGCTGGCCTTGGAACGGACGTGGCACTCATTACCGATGGGCGCTTCTCTGGAGGCACACATGGGTTTGTCGTAGGACATATTACCCCAGAGGCGCAGATTGGTGGTGCACTTGCTCTTGTAAATGACGGAGATCCTATCACGATTGATGCTGCCAATCACACACTAACTCTTGGAGTCAGTGACACTGAACTTGAGAAGCGCCGTAGCAGCTGGACTGCGCCTCCTCTCAAAGCAAAGGCTGGCGTACTGTTAAGGTATGCCCACACGGTTTCCTCTGCCAGCGATGGCTGCGTCACGGATGCTTTTCCCGTAGACTGACACACGAACCTTCCAATGTCCTCCAGATGGGCAACCTCGATCTGAATATGCATCAGATAAATGGGAAAATGCATTTACCATGCGAGAGGCTTCACGGCCAACTCTGGCACATTTATGTCAGCCCCAAGGCATTCACTGGATGTGGATAAACTGGCCAGTCTGTGTTGTTGTACTTTCTGACGAAACTACTCGCACCCGATACAAATACATCCCCGACGGCAGGCCGTCTGCACTTACGTGAACCCCACGTTCCCAACCTGCCTCAAGTGTTTGGGTGGGAGTTCTCCGCACTCGCCGTCCTGTCACGTCTAACACATCCACAGATACCTCGGACTTCGTGGGCAAGTCAAACACGATTCGGGTAAAGCCTACAAAGGGATTCGGGTAATTACCTCGCAGAGAAAATGACGTAGGAAGAGATTCAGTCTGCACGTTCGTTGGGGAATAGACCAGAACGCTGAACTGCAATGAATCGGAGGACCCATTTACATCAGTGGCAACGTAATTGTATTGTATGTTGTCGGTGACTACCGTCGGTGTTCCGCTGATCGTATGTGTGGACTCCAAAAAAGAAAGACCTGGCGGAAGCTCGGGAGTGATTGTATAGGCCACAGGCGGCGCCCCTCCCGTTGCAGTCGGTAACCGGAGGGAATCAATTGGATTTGCACGCGGAAAGGCTTGATCCGCAATGGTGGAGTGGAAACGGACTTTCCGTGCAACCGAGATCTCAAAATTCATGCTGATAGATTTCGAATCAGCATCTGTGACTGTGTACGTGTAGACGGTAGTATCCGTTGGGACGGTCGGAGTGCCAGCAAGAGTCCTCGTGCTGGAATCAAAGACCAAGCCAGTTGGTGGGAGCGGATCCAGCGCATACGTCAGGGGAGCCTGACCTCCCGTTCCATCTGGGAACTGGACTGGCACGAGGGATACACCTTCAGTCAGGACCAAATCACTGATGCGACCACGGAAGGCCAATGCTTCGATATAAACCGAGAGATGGAACTGTAATGAATCAGAGGACCCATTCACATCAGTGGCAACGTAATTGTACTGTATGTTATCGGTGACTACTGTCGGTGTCCCGCTGATCGTATGTGTGGACTCCGTAAAAGAAAGACCCGGTGGAAGCTCTGGAGTGATTGTATAAACCACAGGTAGTGCCCCTCCCATGGCAGTCGGTAATCTGAGGGGATCAATGGGATGTGCCCGCGGAAAGGCTTGATCTGCAATGGTAGAGTGAAAACGGACTGCCTCTGCAACCGACATCTCAAAACTCAAGCTGAGAGATTTGGAATTGGCATCCGTGACTGTGTACGTGTAAGTGATAGTGTCCGTTGAGACGGTCGGAATGCCAGTAAGAGTCCGCGTGCCGGAATCAAAGACTAGACCAGTCGGCAAGGGCGGATCTATCGCGTACGTCAGGGGAACCAGACCTCCCGATGCCTCCGGAAGCTGTACTGGTGTGAGCGGCACACCTTCGGTCAGGGTCATATCACTAACAGGGTTACTGAAGGCGAGGGTTTCAATATCGCCAAGGGGAACCGTCCATATCCCGCGTCCATGTGTTCCCAAGATGACCTCGTTATCCCGAACCTTCATTCTCCATATAGCTACAGGTGGTAGCCCATCATCCACATAGTACCACTGTTGACCACGATTCGTAGATCGGAAGAGACCGATTTCGGTTCCCGCCCAAAGCGTATTGGGTGCATGGGGCATCACGATTAAATCGTACACGGCAACATCAGGAAAGCCGTTACTGCTTTCTCCAGAGCTTCCAAACCCGGACAGATCCGTCCAGGAATTGCCATAATCCCGGGTTTCCAGGATCTTGGGTCGGCCATGTTGTGAGAAGAGTGCGTAGGCCGTGGCTGGCTCAGTTGGATGAGTAGCGATGCCCGATGAATAACCTCCCTCAAAACCCGGCGTATTCGGAAATGAAACATCACTAAACGACCTGCCGCGATCTTGAGACAAATGATAGGAGGTTTCCTGACGGATAAAACCACAACCAGCCCAAATTACCGAAGGGTCTGCCTTGGAAACCCTTACCGTACTACTTCGGCCAGATCTTCCACAATTCCAAAGCTGATTTATAGGAGTACGAGTCCAGCTGTCTCCGAAATTCCGCGAAAAATAGACTCCGTCCT from Rhodothermaceae bacterium carries:
- the lepA gene encoding elongation factor 4, producing the protein MTSHKSCIRNFCIIAHIDHGKSTLADRLLEITGTVEKRDMQDQVLDSMDLERERGITIKSHAIQMTYQARDGREYTLNLIDTPGHVDFTYEVSRALKACEGAILVVDAAQGIEAQTISNLYLALDNDLEIIPVLNKVDLPGARPDVVAMSIESLIGEPAEDILCISAKTGEGVSELLETVIQRVPAPEGESDGPLQALIFDSIFNQYRGAVAYVRIFQGMLRKREPIRFMATDQEYLAEEIGVLRLGMQPTDELRAGDVGYVIGSIKDVRHTRVGDTITHARQPADNAIAGFREVKPMVFSGVYPTSTEDFEDLRASLERLQLNDSAIEYEPETSAALGFGFRVGFLGLLHMEIVQERLDREFNLDIITTLPNVKYEIATSDGKIEIIENPNKVPSAGRLDYIKEPFVKAEIICPTEYIGNIMNLCTDRRGEFVNQTYLGTERATLEYQLPLAEIVFDFYDKLKSISRGYASFDYEFSGYQRSDLVKLDVLINGDPVDALSAIVHRSKAYEMGRKLTAKLKDLIPRQMFEVAIQAAIGSRIIARTTVKAVRKDVTAKCYGGDITRKRKLLEKQKEGKKRMKQVGSVEVPQEAFLAVLSMEN
- a CDS encoding glucose 1-dehydrogenase, translated to MSQNLFDLSGQVALVTGASRGLGQYMARALARAGADIAITSRNKDRLAETQQEILSIGRRVLPVELDVLDTSSIRSATGAIERHFGRLDILVNNAGCNVRRRALEVTEEDWDMVVNTNLRGAFFVAQAAAQIMKSQNSGRVINIGSVTCVAGYAGMGPYCASRGGVKQLTMSLAHDWAEYGITVNCLAPGWFKTEQSRMLYEDETWLSMLKERIPMARPGHPNDLDGMVVFLASESSRYITGQTYLVDGGVSIGAIRAMPQSELS
- a CDS encoding fumarylacetoacetate hydrolase family protein; amino-acid sequence: MSERKNFRHVLPLGAISRNSQFPTRAISTYTVDGTILQNNPTSDFISNMWEIVCHTRQLMTLLPGDVVSTDTSAGIGLGLIPQRFLQLGDVIDSGIDGLGKMHPVAPSLHP
- a CDS encoding gluconate permease, yielding MIPLLILLLGIVIVVGMIVGLRINAFVALITAAIVISILSPGEWSIKIARVATSFGATAGSIGIVIAMAAVIGVTMMSSGAADRVVQAFIRFLGQERGSPALAASGFVLSIPVFFDTVFYLLIPLARSMFSQTGRNYLKYVIAIAAGAAATHALVPPTPGPLVIAENLSIDLGTMILVGACVALPATILGLFYAGWLDRRMPVPMRDVPGVEITTPQLSQLPNLGLSVLPIALPILLIAGKTVFLPLLGSDTVLARWILVLGDANMALLLAAIASTALYIHMRRPSRMELSTVIEQSLMSGGLIILITSAGGTFGAMLKEAQIGPAISGLFAGSSGTSGIGMLLLGFGIASLLKFAQGSSTVAMITASAMLAAIITPESLNFNVVYLGTAIGAGSLVGAWMNDSGFWIYSKMSGLTEVETLKSWSVLLVILGVTAGITSLVLSIFLPLT
- the ilvD gene encoding dihydroxy-acid dehydratase is translated as MNRFSKQVTQNPLQGGARAMLHAIGLSEEDLNKAQVGIVSMGWEGNPCNMHLNGLANQIKTSVQTQDLIGLIYHTIGVSDGISMGSSGMRFSLPSRDIIAESVETVASAQWYDAVIAVAGCDKNMPGSIMGLARLNRPGLMVYGGTIKPGCWKDKPIDIVSAFEAAGQRATGTISDQDFREIARHACPGAGACGGMYTANTMASAIEALGMTLPFDSSYPAVSREKQEETTQVGAAIYQLLEKDLKPKDILTREAFENALRIVIVLGGSTNAALHLIAMAKAAEVPLTLDDFQSMSDRTPLLADLKPSGRFVMEDLYNVGGVPAVMKMLLENDLLHGDCMTVTGHSIEENLSEIPDLKTGQEVIHPLDNPIKSTGHLQILYGNLATGGAVAKITGKEGERFEGTARVFDTEEEAMDAILGGKVSAGDVLVIRYCGPKGGPGMPEMLRPTGAIMGAGLGTDVALITDGRFSGGTHGFVVGHITPEAQIGGALALVNDGDPITIDAANHTLTLGVSDTELEKRRSSWTAPPLKAKAGVLLRYAHTVSSASDGCVTDAFPVD
- a CDS encoding T9SS type A sorting domain-containing protein, with amino-acid sequence MKNINLNPRSNRLRTSGSNLCRDSSMRFSLLTSSVIAGIVLLIVIIVLYGPLLNRPGVVGGNSDGTSFPEAAQISAEEGYPDEYAEYHRLIRTTVNGTNEYPVGYRMTEFNKALMAAKTTESLNWIERGPGNVGGRTRALIVDPDDPNRETIWAGSVSGGLWKTTDGGRSWQPQTDHLPSLAVTSLAMAESNHDIIYFGTGARLWREPVTGMGIFRSSDRGATWEHLRSTQGNGEFRSVYRLLVDPMNYNVVMAATTSGVFRTSDGGITWKKVCCGDLRSGLPVMALQAQPGNFNIQIAARGYYTGSTFYSLDAGLTWQPTDPSFSVPPSMKTELAYSPSDPNIAYAASYDSGTIDLYKSLDGGISWVLTVDDEAIDWTEGRGHWHNSLAVHPFQPNTVFVGGFRLHRILISDRITSSNMPTRTTDSEIDIDYSTHVDHHVIMPVVVDSVNERFWVYNANDGGVAVSRDNGRFFEELDKNGSGYNTSQFYGIAKRPGSHVYIGGTQDNGTQQSMSEPEANSQWEHRLSGDGFETLWHSINPDLLLGTIQYSLISKSIDGGNSWRYLPDMRYDVERGQFFTTLSNSDMAPDDVYTSKQDGVYFSRNFGDSWTRTPINQLWNCGRSGRSSTVRVSKADPSVIWAGCGFIRQETSYHLSQDRGRSFSDVSFPNTPGFEGGYSSGIATHPTEPATAYALFSQHGRPKILETRDYGNSWTDLSGFGSSGESSNGFPDVAVYDLIVMPHAPNTLWAGTEIGLFRSTNRGQQWYYVDDGLPPVAIWRMKVRDNEVILGTHGRGIWTVPLGDIETLAFSNPVSDMTLTEGVPLTPVQLPEASGGLVPLTYAIDPPLPTGLVFDSGTRTLTGIPTVSTDTITYTYTVTDANSKSLSLSFEMSVAEAVRFHSTIADQAFPRAHPIDPLRLPTAMGGALPVVYTITPELPPGLSFTESTHTISGTPTVVTDNIQYNYVATDVNGSSDSLQFHLSVYIEALAFRGRISDLVLTEGVSLVPVQFPDGTGGQAPLTYALDPLPPTGLVFDSSTRTLAGTPTVPTDTTVYTYTVTDADSKSISMNFEISVARKVRFHSTIADQAFPRANPIDSLRLPTATGGAPPVAYTITPELPPGLSFLESTHTISGTPTVVTDNIQYNYVATDVNGSSDSLQFSVLVYSPTNVQTESLPTSFSLRGNYPNPFVGFTRIVFDLPTKSEVSVDVLDVTGRRVRRTPTQTLEAGWERGVHVSADGLPSGMYLYRVRVVSSESTTTQTGQFIHIQ